One genomic window of Providencia hangzhouensis includes the following:
- a CDS encoding FGGY-family carbohydrate kinase, protein MNNSHARLKDNDKVVIGIDVGTGSARAGVFDMSGNMLASAKRDITLFRDNANFAEQSSNEIWEAVCYCVKQAIASSTVKPQQVAGIGFDATCSLVVIGSDKHPITVSPSNDPERNIIVWMDHRATEQAERINQLKHPVLNYVGGKISPEMETPKILWLKENLRQSYDNAWQFFDLADFLTWKSTSSLARSTCTVTCKWTYLAHEKRWDAGYFQQIGLSELADENFARIGQLIVEPGTPCGEGLTETAAQQMGLLAGTPVAAGMIDAHAGGIGTVGVNGDATANMAYVFGTSSCTMTTTKEPVFIPGVWGPYFSAMVPGMWLNEGGQSAAGAAIDQLLSLHPASVQAKLTAKEQGKPLPVMLADLVLEKSSSPSQSVELAEKIHVVPEFLGNRAPFADPHARAVIAGLTMDNSMENLLSFYVAGLCGIGYGLRQIIEAQAKSGAAIENIVVSGGAGQHPLIRQLLADACGVPVISTQASEPVLLGSAILGAVAGKVCEDVSQAMDQFSAIDLTYQTNEAYKNRHDTRFASFLHLQQCARELKG, encoded by the coding sequence ATGAATAATTCACATGCACGATTAAAAGATAACGATAAAGTCGTTATTGGTATCGATGTTGGCACAGGCAGTGCACGCGCCGGGGTCTTTGATATGTCCGGCAATATGTTAGCATCTGCCAAACGCGATATTACGCTCTTCCGTGATAACGCCAATTTCGCTGAGCAATCAAGTAACGAAATTTGGGAAGCGGTTTGTTATTGTGTCAAGCAAGCGATAGCATCATCAACAGTAAAACCACAACAAGTTGCAGGTATTGGCTTTGATGCAACCTGCTCACTGGTTGTCATTGGTTCAGATAAACATCCTATTACGGTTAGCCCATCGAATGACCCTGAGCGCAATATTATTGTTTGGATGGATCACCGTGCAACAGAACAAGCTGAGCGCATTAATCAATTAAAGCACCCTGTTCTAAACTATGTTGGCGGTAAGATTTCGCCCGAAATGGAAACGCCTAAGATTTTATGGCTAAAAGAAAATTTACGTCAATCCTATGATAACGCATGGCAATTTTTTGATTTAGCCGATTTTTTAACTTGGAAATCAACTAGCTCCTTAGCTCGCTCAACCTGTACTGTCACCTGTAAGTGGACATATCTTGCCCATGAAAAACGTTGGGATGCAGGCTACTTTCAACAGATTGGTCTATCTGAACTTGCCGATGAAAATTTCGCACGTATTGGTCAGCTTATTGTAGAACCAGGAACGCCTTGTGGTGAAGGCTTAACGGAAACCGCAGCCCAACAAATGGGATTACTAGCAGGGACACCTGTCGCTGCAGGCATGATAGATGCTCATGCAGGCGGTATTGGTACCGTTGGCGTAAATGGTGATGCAACCGCTAATATGGCATACGTATTTGGCACATCTTCATGCACGATGACAACGACTAAAGAACCCGTATTTATACCGGGTGTATGGGGTCCGTATTTCAGTGCAATGGTACCGGGCATGTGGCTAAATGAAGGAGGCCAAAGTGCGGCTGGTGCTGCAATTGACCAGTTACTATCCTTACATCCCGCTTCAGTACAAGCAAAACTTACGGCAAAAGAGCAAGGTAAACCCTTGCCTGTGATGTTAGCGGATTTAGTATTAGAAAAATCATCGTCACCATCACAGTCTGTTGAACTAGCTGAAAAAATACATGTGGTTCCTGAATTTTTAGGGAATCGAGCACCTTTTGCTGACCCTCATGCCAGAGCTGTCATTGCTGGATTAACCATGGATAACAGCATGGAAAATTTACTTTCTTTCTATGTTGCTGGTCTGTGTGGAATTGGCTATGGATTACGACAAATCATTGAAGCACAAGCAAAATCTGGTGCTGCTATTGAAAATATTGTTGTTAGTGGCGGTGCAGGACAGCACCCGTTGATCCGCCAGCTACTTGCTGATGCTTGTGGCGTTCCTGTGATTTCAACACAAGCCAGTGAACCAGTATTGCTAGGTTCTGCTATCCTTGGTGCCGTTGCAGGGAAAGTCTGTGAAGATGTCTCGCAAGCTATGGACCAATTTAGTGCTATCGACTTAACCTACCAAACCAATGAAGCATATAAAAACCGCCATGATACAAGATTCGCCTCTTTCTTGCATTTGCAACAATGTGCTAGAGAATTAAAAGGTTAA
- the fetB gene encoding iron efflux ABC transporter permease subunit FetB, translating into MHQPTISNESLTFSILLVLVAIFISHKEKLSLEKDIIWSTCRAIIQLLIAGYILKYIFNVDHELLTIALVMFICVNAAWNAKKRSKYIDKIYVTALIAITSGTFLTLLILILTNAIAFTPMQVIPITGMIAGNAMIAVGLCFNNLGQRFSSQQQQIQEMLSLGATPKVASAAIIRDSIRASLIPTVDSAKTVGIVSLPGMMSGLIFAGVDPLQAVKYQIMVTFMLLGTASLSTILAGYMTYTKFYNQRHQLLVTTLNKQ; encoded by the coding sequence GTGCATCAACCAACTATTTCCAATGAATCCTTAACCTTTTCAATCCTGTTAGTCCTCGTGGCTATTTTTATTAGCCATAAAGAAAAACTATCCCTTGAAAAAGATATTATCTGGAGTACTTGCCGAGCGATTATTCAACTATTGATCGCTGGCTACATTCTAAAATATATTTTTAATGTTGATCACGAATTGCTCACGATTGCATTGGTGATGTTTATTTGTGTCAATGCTGCGTGGAACGCTAAGAAAAGAAGCAAATATATTGATAAAATTTATGTTACTGCATTAATTGCCATTACCTCTGGCACATTTCTTACATTGTTAATTCTGATATTAACCAATGCCATTGCATTTACGCCTATGCAGGTAATTCCTATTACTGGAATGATTGCGGGTAACGCCATGATTGCGGTAGGGTTATGCTTTAATAACCTTGGTCAACGGTTTTCAAGCCAGCAACAACAAATTCAAGAAATGCTTAGTTTAGGGGCAACGCCCAAAGTTGCTTCCGCTGCTATTATTCGTGACAGTATCCGAGCATCATTGATCCCAACGGTAGATTCTGCCAAAACAGTGGGAATTGTCAGCTTACCGGGCATGATGTCTGGGTTGATTTTCGCTGGAGTTGACCCATTACAAGCTGTTAAGTACCAGATTATGGTGACTTTTATGTTGTTAGGTACAGCAAGCCTTTCAACCATACTGGCTGGGTATATGACCTATACAAAATTCTATAACCAACGCCACCAATTATTGGTTACAACTCTGAATAAACAATAA
- a CDS encoding endonuclease/exonuclease/phosphatase family protein produces the protein MKLLKTVISTTILVSCGAMATMSGSEILKVQDGGTPNKVYTSNKPTIKVATYNIGKNELSPDVSNLDELNKAIAKIDADVIVLTEIDNKTARSKKVHQLEEIAKANKMDFAFGKALDFDGGEYGVGILSKYKIDKSKVINLPSGDAEQRVVLISQISKPGFDAPIIVMGTHLDWQKDPTIRIGQVRHILDASIGDTDTGFDNIAASIKILAGDFNSTANEQPIQEIRYMWNPVEFKGVDYRSWPAVNPAIDIDHIFTFKGQVWDVKKMEIPTDSKEFQWSSVSDHLPIIAELELQEQ, from the coding sequence ATGAAATTACTAAAAACAGTTATTTCCACCACAATTCTAGTTTCTTGTGGTGCGATGGCAACAATGTCGGGTTCCGAAATTCTGAAAGTACAGGATGGAGGAACTCCGAATAAAGTTTACACTTCGAACAAGCCGACCATTAAAGTCGCAACGTATAACATTGGTAAAAATGAGTTGTCACCTGATGTCAGTAATCTTGATGAGCTAAATAAGGCGATTGCGAAAATAGATGCTGATGTGATTGTTTTAACTGAAATTGATAATAAAACCGCTCGTAGTAAAAAAGTTCACCAGCTAGAAGAAATAGCTAAAGCCAATAAGATGGATTTTGCTTTTGGTAAGGCATTAGATTTTGATGGTGGAGAGTACGGTGTAGGAATTTTATCAAAATATAAAATTGATAAATCTAAAGTAATTAATTTACCTTCTGGTGATGCAGAACAACGGGTTGTATTAATATCTCAAATATCAAAGCCAGGTTTTGATGCACCAATTATTGTGATGGGAACACATCTGGATTGGCAGAAAGATCCAACCATTCGCATTGGGCAAGTGCGCCATATTTTAGATGCGAGTATTGGGGATACAGATACGGGGTTTGATAATATTGCGGCCTCAATAAAAATATTAGCGGGAGATTTCAATTCAACAGCTAATGAACAGCCTATCCAAGAAATTCGTTATATGTGGAACCCAGTTGAGTTTAAAGGTGTTGATTATCGTAGTTGGCCAGCGGTAAACCCAGCCATAGACATCGACCATATTTTTACATTTAAAGGGCAAGTTTGGGATGTGAAAAAAATGGAAATTCCAACGGATAGTAAAGAGTTTCAATGGTCAAGTGTTAGCGACCACCTACCTATAATTGCTGAATTAGAGCTACAAGAGCAATAA
- a CDS encoding SDR family oxidoreductase, with translation MKKFSGYNTNFSLDGKVALITGGAAGIGLAIAQLYVEKGAKIALIDKSDKVVKIAEKLKNSIGIQCDITNSEAVSQMVKHVIEHYGTLDIVVNSAGIVALAPAENLSESDWDLTMNVNLKGTFLVCQSAGNIMINNGKGKIINMASQAGVIALDQHAAYCASKAAIIGLTQVLALEWSPKGIQTNAISPTIVMTELGKKAWEGEKGDEMKEKIPARRFAEPSEIAACALFLASDASDMITGHNLVIDGGYSIQ, from the coding sequence ATGAAAAAATTTAGTGGCTATAACACCAACTTTTCACTTGATGGCAAGGTCGCTTTAATTACAGGGGGAGCTGCAGGCATTGGGTTGGCGATTGCTCAACTGTATGTCGAAAAAGGGGCTAAAATTGCGTTAATTGATAAGTCAGATAAAGTAGTGAAAATTGCAGAGAAATTAAAAAATTCAATTGGTATTCAATGTGATATCACAAATTCTGAGGCGGTTTCTCAGATGGTAAAACATGTCATTGAGCATTATGGTACATTAGATATTGTCGTCAATAGTGCTGGAATTGTAGCGCTTGCTCCCGCTGAAAATTTAAGTGAGTCAGACTGGGATTTAACCATGAACGTGAATTTAAAAGGGACTTTTTTGGTTTGCCAATCTGCAGGTAATATCATGATTAATAATGGAAAAGGGAAGATTATTAATATGGCATCACAAGCAGGCGTGATTGCCTTAGACCAACATGCCGCCTATTGTGCGAGTAAAGCAGCGATTATTGGTTTAACCCAAGTATTAGCACTTGAATGGAGCCCTAAAGGGATACAAACCAACGCCATTTCACCAACTATTGTGATGACAGAACTGGGCAAAAAAGCGTGGGAAGGTGAAAAAGGTGATGAAATGAAAGAAAAAATTCCTGCAAGGCGTTTTGCTGAACCGTCTGAAATTGCCGCATGTGCATTATTTTTGGCCAGTGATGCATCCGATATGATCACCGGACATAATTTGGTTATTGATGGTGGCTACAGTATCCAATAG
- the tkt gene encoding transketolase produces the protein MSTQPQNKLANAIRFLSIDAVQQANSGHPGAPMGMADIAEVLWRDYLQHNPADPNWPNRDRFVLSNGHASMLLYSLLHLTGYDLSIDDLKQFRQLHSKTPGHPELGYTPGVETTTGPLGQGIANAVGMAIAEKTLAATFNRSGFPVVDHYTYTFLGDGCLMEGISHEVCSLAGTLKLNKLIAFYDDNRISIDGNTQGWFTDNTAKRFEAYGWHVIRQVDGHSRPAIKAAIEQARQQTSKPTLIICRTTIGYGSPNKAGTADSHGAPLGQDEIALTRQQLGWEYPPFVIPDEIYQPWNALEHGAEQQLRWEQALREYAKQYPELAEQLTQRLSNQLPEKFTDIIDNFIQQLNENPATIATRKASQNTLNIIGPVLSELIGGSADLAPSNLTYWSGSLPINEQPSGNYIHYGVREFGMTAIANGIALHGGFRPYTATFLMFSEYAQNAVRMAALMKLPQILIYTHDSIGLGEDGPTHQPVEQLVSLRATPSLSVWRPCCQVETAVAWQQAILAKHTPTALILSRQNLIQYSRTTEQLANIAHGGYILRSNSENPELLLIATGSEVTLAVEAWKQLTEQGFNVNVISMPSTDTFDQQPLEYQQRVLPNHVRHRIAIEASISDYWRKYVGIDGLVMGMNSFGESAPANQLFEYFGFTVEKLITMSLSLLKPND, from the coding sequence ATGTCCACTCAACCACAAAATAAATTAGCCAATGCCATTCGATTTCTTTCAATAGATGCCGTACAACAAGCCAACTCAGGCCACCCCGGCGCACCAATGGGAATGGCTGATATTGCCGAAGTCCTATGGCGAGATTACTTACAGCACAACCCTGCTGACCCGAATTGGCCTAATCGTGACCGTTTCGTCTTGTCAAACGGCCATGCATCAATGCTGCTCTATAGCTTACTTCATTTAACGGGCTATGATTTATCTATCGACGATTTAAAACAGTTCCGTCAGCTCCATTCCAAAACACCGGGTCATCCTGAATTAGGCTATACCCCCGGTGTTGAAACCACTACAGGTCCTTTAGGCCAAGGCATTGCCAACGCGGTTGGTATGGCAATAGCAGAAAAAACGTTGGCTGCTACGTTTAATCGCTCTGGTTTCCCCGTTGTCGACCACTATACCTACACATTTTTAGGTGATGGCTGCTTAATGGAGGGGATCTCCCATGAGGTGTGTTCATTAGCAGGAACGCTAAAACTCAATAAACTCATTGCCTTTTATGATGATAACCGTATTTCTATTGATGGTAATACTCAAGGTTGGTTTACTGATAATACCGCAAAGCGTTTTGAAGCTTATGGCTGGCATGTTATTCGCCAAGTCGATGGACATTCTCGGCCTGCAATCAAAGCGGCCATCGAACAAGCTCGCCAACAAACCTCGAAACCAACCCTCATTATTTGCAGAACCACTATTGGTTATGGGTCTCCCAATAAAGCCGGGACAGCCGATTCTCATGGTGCTCCATTAGGGCAAGACGAAATAGCGCTGACTCGTCAACAACTCGGCTGGGAATACCCTCCTTTTGTTATTCCTGATGAAATATACCAGCCTTGGAATGCCCTAGAACATGGTGCTGAACAGCAATTACGTTGGGAGCAAGCATTACGAGAATATGCCAAACAATACCCAGAACTTGCCGAGCAGCTAACGCAGCGATTATCCAATCAACTTCCTGAAAAATTTACAGATATCATTGATAACTTCATTCAACAATTAAATGAAAACCCTGCAACGATAGCTACACGTAAAGCGTCACAAAATACACTCAATATTATTGGCCCTGTTTTATCTGAATTAATCGGTGGTTCCGCAGACTTAGCCCCAAGCAACCTCACCTATTGGTCTGGGTCACTGCCAATTAATGAACAGCCTTCAGGCAACTATATTCACTATGGCGTCAGAGAGTTTGGTATGACCGCCATTGCTAATGGAATTGCATTACACGGCGGTTTTCGCCCTTACACAGCAACTTTTTTGATGTTCTCTGAATATGCGCAAAATGCCGTGAGAATGGCCGCATTAATGAAATTGCCCCAAATACTCATTTATACTCACGATTCCATTGGATTAGGTGAAGATGGCCCAACGCACCAACCTGTTGAGCAACTTGTTTCACTACGTGCAACACCTAGTTTGTCAGTATGGCGCCCTTGTTGCCAAGTAGAAACAGCGGTGGCTTGGCAACAAGCTATCTTAGCGAAACATACGCCAACCGCCTTAATATTATCGCGGCAAAACCTAATACAATATTCGCGAACAACTGAACAACTCGCCAATATTGCACATGGTGGATATATTTTGCGCAGTAATAGTGAAAACCCTGAATTACTATTAATTGCCACAGGCTCTGAAGTCACATTAGCGGTTGAAGCTTGGAAACAACTGACTGAACAAGGGTTTAATGTGAATGTTATTTCGATGCCTTCAACAGATACCTTTGACCAACAACCCTTAGAGTACCAACAGCGCGTTTTACCCAATCACGTTCGGCACCGTATTGCTATCGAAGCCAGTATAAGTGATTACTGGCGTAAATATGTAGGAATTGATGGATTGGTCATGGGAATGAATAGCTTTGGGGAGTCGGCTCCTGCAAACCAATTATTTGAATATTTTGGTTTCACCGTAGAAAAGCTTATTACTATGTCGCTTTCATTATTAAAACCTAATGATTAA
- a CDS encoding LacI family DNA-binding transcriptional regulator has product MQKIRKRKNTGRVTLQDVAKFAGVGSMTVSRALRTPELVSDKLREKINAAVEELGYIPNSAAGILASGQSRTVAVLIPSLRDNASSVFLQSLQEALNKNSYQVVIGSHDYQQKKESEVLSTLLQSNPAALIVFGAINSESVSNYLKNLDIPVVSVAGESNHPVTLNIKSNVGDAVNFLTNYMLQKGYKKIGYIGAQMDSKMQSQQLSGWNRAMLAYNQSADQSITTPYVATMDFGRQAISEMLTRQPELEAVICSHEMIALGVIFECQRRLIQIPKMLAIACVEGTSNCDHIHPSLTSVRIDYSKMARETAKRLQKWLADVDCDFVERKEGVVFPYKFEARQSA; this is encoded by the coding sequence ATGCAAAAAATACGAAAAAGAAAAAATACAGGGCGAGTCACGCTGCAGGACGTCGCAAAATTCGCAGGCGTTGGGTCCATGACGGTATCTAGGGCTTTGCGTACACCCGAATTAGTGTCTGATAAGTTACGTGAAAAAATTAATGCTGCTGTTGAAGAACTTGGTTATATACCTAATTCCGCAGCAGGTATTTTAGCGTCAGGCCAAAGCCGTACTGTTGCTGTTTTAATTCCGTCTTTGCGTGATAATGCCAGTTCAGTTTTTCTGCAATCTTTACAAGAAGCACTGAACAAAAATAGTTATCAAGTTGTTATTGGTAGCCATGATTACCAGCAAAAAAAAGAGTCTGAGGTTTTATCGACATTATTGCAGAGTAACCCCGCAGCTTTGATTGTTTTTGGGGCGATAAACTCAGAAAGCGTTTCGAATTATTTGAAGAATTTAGATATCCCTGTAGTCAGTGTTGCGGGGGAATCTAATCATCCAGTCACGTTGAACATAAAAAGTAACGTTGGAGATGCGGTTAATTTTTTAACCAACTATATGTTACAAAAAGGGTATAAGAAGATAGGTTATATTGGTGCTCAAATGGACAGTAAAATGCAAAGTCAGCAATTAAGTGGCTGGAACCGAGCGATGCTGGCGTATAACCAAAGTGCAGATCAAAGTATTACAACTCCGTATGTCGCAACGATGGATTTTGGTCGTCAGGCAATTAGTGAGATGTTGACCCGCCAACCTGAGCTTGAAGCTGTGATTTGCAGTCATGAAATGATTGCACTTGGTGTCATTTTTGAGTGCCAAAGACGTTTAATTCAGATACCAAAAATGTTAGCAATTGCTTGTGTTGAAGGTACTTCAAATTGTGATCATATCCATCCGTCACTGACATCTGTGCGAATTGATTACAGTAAAATGGCACGAGAAACAGCGAAAAGGCTACAAAAATGGCTTGCAGATGTCGATTGTGACTTTGTTGAACGTAAAGAAGGGGTTGTTTTCCCATATAAATTTGAAGCAAGACAAAGTGCGTGA
- the rpiB gene encoding ribose 5-phosphate isomerase B: protein MLSIAIGADDAAFEMKDLIKAHLAELNIEVTDYCLNTGVADEMYPDVAHAVATAIVQGKHQRGILICGTGIGMSIVANKVTGIRAALCHDTYSAERAQKSNDAQIITFGARVIGPELAKTIVDTWLASHYEGGRSAPKVARISEYENGER, encoded by the coding sequence ATGCTATCTATTGCTATTGGTGCAGATGATGCTGCATTTGAAATGAAAGATTTGATTAAGGCTCACTTAGCAGAATTAAACATTGAAGTGACTGATTACTGCTTAAATACTGGGGTTGCAGATGAAATGTATCCTGATGTTGCCCACGCTGTTGCAACTGCAATCGTACAAGGTAAGCACCAGCGCGGTATTTTAATTTGTGGTACCGGAATTGGTATGTCCATTGTTGCCAATAAAGTCACAGGCATTCGAGCAGCACTGTGCCATGACACATACTCCGCTGAACGAGCACAAAAAAGTAATGATGCACAAATTATTACCTTTGGTGCCCGTGTGATTGGCCCTGAACTGGCTAAAACCATTGTCGACACATGGCTGGCTTCCCATTATGAAGGGGGACGGTCAGCGCCGAAAGTGGCTCGAATCAGTGAGTATGAAAATGGGGAACGTTAG
- the fetA gene encoding iron efflux ABC transporter ATP-binding subunit FetA: protein MEQSNLLLQLSNIGYSIEQKTILDNVQINLQAGDFKLITGPSGCGKSTLLKIVASLISPTQGTIKFQGKDINTILPETYRQQVSYCTQTPTLFGQTVYDNLVFPYQIRKLLFNKDKVISDLHQFSLHESILDKGINELSGGEKQRISLIRNLQFLPQVLLLDEITSALDEENKIIVNEFIHHLTSDKKIGVLWVTHDQDEIAHTNEVITLPVHHNES, encoded by the coding sequence ATGGAACAAAGCAACTTGCTATTACAACTTAGTAACATTGGCTATAGCATTGAGCAAAAAACAATTCTTGATAATGTGCAGATTAACTTACAGGCAGGCGACTTTAAACTGATTACGGGTCCTTCCGGCTGCGGTAAAAGTACCTTATTAAAAATAGTGGCCTCGTTAATTTCACCTACTCAAGGAACGATTAAGTTTCAAGGGAAAGATATCAATACCATCCTCCCAGAAACTTATCGTCAGCAGGTTTCTTACTGTACTCAAACGCCCACTTTATTTGGACAAACTGTGTATGACAACCTCGTTTTTCCCTATCAAATTCGAAAGTTGCTATTTAATAAAGACAAAGTCATCAGTGATTTGCACCAATTTTCTCTACATGAATCTATTTTGGATAAAGGGATCAATGAACTCTCTGGAGGAGAAAAACAGCGTATTTCTCTTATTAGAAACTTACAATTTCTTCCGCAAGTCTTGCTATTAGATGAAATCACCAGTGCCCTTGATGAAGAAAACAAAATTATAGTGAATGAATTTATCCATCATTTAACGAGTGACAAAAAAATAGGCGTGCTATGGGTAACTCATGACCAAGATGAAATCGCTCATACCAATGAAGTTATCACCCTTCCTGTTCATCACAACGAATCATAG
- a CDS encoding substrate-binding domain-containing protein, with product MTKIRQNKKTTIYDLAELAGVSASAVSAILNGNWQKRRISAQLAEKVIRIAEEQNYAVNKQASLLRSNKSKIIGMLVPKYDNRYFGSIVEHFEEMARERGLFPIITCTRRDPKLEIEAARAMISYQVDWLISTGATNPDKITEICQASGVSTLNLDLPGSLAPSVISNNYLGAKNLTQRILSKNKSQTSINEALIFIGGREHDHNTRERIRGFIDAHNEKGITVPQENILACGYAPEKAEKSLSQFFEQNNDDPQKIVKCGLFINSTISLEGVIDWLGKKGYIGSQQPHLGCFDWDPFVALLGNDIEMVKQDVPTMLNHIFKLIDNENSKAQLIEVLPVGVVKE from the coding sequence GTGACAAAGATCAGACAAAATAAGAAAACAACGATCTATGACCTTGCCGAATTAGCCGGGGTTTCAGCGAGTGCAGTGAGTGCAATACTCAACGGTAATTGGCAAAAAAGGCGAATTAGCGCACAACTTGCGGAAAAAGTGATCCGCATCGCCGAAGAACAAAATTATGCAGTTAACAAGCAAGCCAGCTTATTGCGCAGTAATAAATCCAAAATAATTGGTATGTTGGTTCCGAAGTATGACAACCGCTATTTTGGCTCTATTGTCGAGCATTTTGAAGAAATGGCGCGTGAAAGGGGGCTGTTTCCTATTATTACTTGTACGCGGCGTGACCCAAAGTTAGAAATAGAAGCTGCACGCGCAATGATTTCTTATCAGGTTGATTGGTTGATTTCAACAGGGGCAACGAACCCGGATAAAATTACTGAAATTTGCCAAGCCTCGGGGGTTTCGACCTTAAATTTAGACTTACCGGGCTCGTTGGCGCCTTCGGTTATTTCAAATAACTATCTTGGTGCAAAAAATTTAACCCAACGTATTTTAAGCAAAAATAAGTCTCAAACATCAATAAATGAAGCTTTAATTTTTATTGGTGGTCGTGAACATGACCACAATACACGTGAACGTATTCGTGGGTTTATTGATGCGCATAATGAAAAAGGTATCACGGTTCCACAAGAAAATATTTTGGCTTGTGGTTATGCCCCCGAAAAAGCTGAAAAATCACTCTCACAGTTTTTTGAACAGAATAATGATGATCCACAGAAAATAGTGAAATGCGGTTTGTTTATTAATTCAACTATTTCATTAGAAGGGGTTATTGATTGGTTAGGTAAAAAGGGCTATATCGGTTCACAGCAACCCCACTTAGGCTGTTTTGACTGGGATCCTTTTGTTGCTCTTTTAGGTAATGACATCGAAATGGTCAAACAGGATGTGCCAACGATGTTAAATCATATTTTTAAGTTGATAGATAATGAAAATAGCAAAGCACAATTAATTGAAGTGTTACCTGTGGGGGTGGTTAAAGAGTGA
- a CDS encoding SDR family oxidoreductase, whose protein sequence is MAISIENKVAAITGAASGIGLECARTLIKAGAKVVLIDRAEERLNQLVEELGENAIPLVVDLMKPEQVDGMLDAILQKAGGLDIFHANAGAYIGGPVAEGDPDVWDKVLNLNINAAFRCVRAVLPHFIAQKSGDVLFTSSIAGVVPVIWEPIYTASKFAVQAFVHSTRRQVSEHGVRVGAVLPGPVVTALLDDWPKEKMEEALANGSLMQPIEVAEAVLFMLTRPRNVTIRDLVIVPNSVDL, encoded by the coding sequence ATGGCTATTTCTATTGAGAACAAAGTCGCAGCAATTACCGGAGCTGCCTCAGGTATCGGGCTTGAATGCGCACGTACACTGATCAAGGCGGGTGCAAAAGTCGTTCTAATTGACCGTGCTGAAGAGCGATTAAACCAACTTGTTGAGGAACTAGGTGAAAATGCGATTCCATTAGTAGTCGATTTAATGAAGCCAGAACAAGTTGATGGAATGCTAGATGCCATCTTACAAAAAGCAGGCGGCTTAGATATTTTCCATGCTAATGCCGGTGCTTATATTGGCGGCCCTGTTGCTGAGGGTGACCCAGATGTATGGGATAAAGTTTTAAACTTAAACATTAATGCGGCCTTCCGTTGTGTTCGCGCAGTGCTACCTCATTTTATTGCCCAAAAATCAGGTGATGTATTATTCACCAGCTCAATTGCAGGTGTGGTTCCAGTAATCTGGGAGCCGATTTACACTGCATCAAAATTTGCTGTCCAAGCCTTCGTCCATTCAACTCGCCGCCAAGTTTCTGAACATGGTGTCCGTGTTGGTGCGGTATTACCTGGCCCTGTAGTGACAGCCTTACTCGATGATTGGCCGAAAGAAAAAATGGAAGAAGCTCTGGCAAATGGTAGCTTAATGCAACCGATTGAAGTCGCTGAAGCCGTATTATTTATGCTAACTCGCCCACGCAATGTCACTATTCGTGACCTTGTTATTGTGCCAAACAGTGTTGATCTCTAA